The Candidatus Rokuibacteriota bacterium genome segment CGGTCCGCGTGGCCGGGGTGGTGGTCGGCCGGGTGACGCGGATCCAGTTGCCCAGTCCCCCCGAGCAGAAGGTCCTCGTGGAACTCCACGTGGCGGGGAGCGCCATCGAGAACATCCGTCCGGACTCGGTCGCCCGGCTGGAGACCATGGGGGTCATGGGGGACAAGTTCATCGAAATCAGCGTGGGGAACCCCCGGGAACCCCGCCTTCCCGACGGGGCCACCCTCAGGGTCGAGGAGTCGGCCGACTTCCGCGCGCTCATCGGCCAGGGGCAGCGGCTCCTGGGACATGCGGAGCGGCTCGCCGCCTCGCTGGAGCGGGGAGCTGGGGCGCTGCCCTGGTTGGTCAACGATCCCGAAAGCAAGCGGCTGGTCACCGACACGCTCGGCTCCGTCCGGGCCGTTGCCACCTGGCTGGAGCGCGGGGAAGGCGCCCTGCCCTGGCTCGTCAACGATCCGCAAAGCAAGCGGCTGGTCACCGAAACGATGGGCTCGATCCGCGCCGCTGCCTCCTCGCTGGAGCGCGGGGAAGGCGCCCTGCCTTGGCTCGTCAACGATCCCCAAAGCAAGCGGCTGGTCACCGAAACGATGGGCTCGATCCGCGCTGCTGCCTCCTCGCTGGAGCGCGGGGAAGGCGCCCTGCCTTGGCTCGTCAACGATCCGCAAAGCAAGCGGCTGATCGCCGACACGCTCAGCTCCGTGCGATCCGTTGCCGCCTCGCTCGATCGCGGGGATGGGGCGTTCTCCTGGCTGACTCAGGATCCGGCCAGCCGGCGATTCGTGCAGGACCTCGGTCGCAGCGCCGAGGCGTTAGCGGCCCTGTCCCACGAGGTGAAGGAAGGTCAGGGCCTGGCCCATGCCCTGATCTATGACCCGGAAGGTGGCAAGATCCTCGAGAAAGCCTCGCAGACGTTCGAGGAATTCCATTCCCTGCTCCAGGCGATCCGGGAAGGCGATGGCGCGATCCCGGCCCTTCTTTTTGATCCAGAATCCAGACAGCTCGTGGAGAATCTGACGGACGCCTCCCGGCACCTCAAAGAGATCAGCGCGAAGATCGCCAGGGGTGACGGGACCCTGGGAGCATTTCTCGTCGACCCGACGGTCTACGAGGATCTCACGGCGCTCCTGGAAGGAGCCAAGCGGAGCTGGATCCTCCGCTGGGGGATTCGCCACACGCTGGACTCGGGGCGGGAAGCCCTGAAAGAAGGAGACAGGGCGGGAGCGAATGAAAAATGATTTTGCGAAAGGGGACGCAATCGACATGGTTTCGCCGAATCCTGGTGAGTCTCTTCATTTCGCTCGTGATGCTCCCGGTGGCAGCCGTGGCTCAGGACGCGTCGGAGCCGCAGAAAGGTGAAATCCGGCTAGAGATCAAACAGAGCGATATCCCGGTGCGGAAGGGCACGCGCCCGATCGTCCGTCCGCTCCCCTCGCCGGAAGTGGCCGCGGAAGATGCCGAACAGGTTATGGCCGACTTGGAGGCAGCGCGAGCCCAGAAAGATATCGGGCGCGACGTGACCGGCGGTCGGTCGCGCCGTTCCCACCTGGACTACGACGTCACGAACGGCATCCAGCAGCAAAATCTTCTGAGGGCGCTGCCCCGCTAATTACTGTGAACCGACCGGAATACTGCTCACGCTCGATGCTTCGGCAGAATGCCCGAACGCTCTGAACATCGGGCGTGAGCCGGACGCTGCTCGAGAATCTCACGCCGCGTCTGGTGCATCTAATCTAGTGAGTGCAGTCAGATGACGACAGAAAGGAGGGGAAGCGAATGATGACTCGAGTGCTTTCGATGGTGCTGGCGGTGCTGTTGTTTGCCGCGCCGGCCTTTGCGGCGCTGGACACCCGAGACGAGATCCAGGCTCCCGTGAGGCAGGATGAGATTCAGGCTCCCGCGAGCCCGGACGAGATCCAGGCGCCCCGTGTGACGCCGCTCTTCGCGGAGGTCAACAGCAGCTGGGGCAGGCTCGGGGCTTCCGTGGGCGGCTAAGCCTGCGCGTGCTTCCGGCAGCGGGGTGGTCTCACGGCCACCCCGCTCTTTTTTTAGGCCATGTGGGGGCCGTAGTTTCTGGATCAGACCGAGAACAATCGCCGATTTCCGGCAATTCCTCTTCATTCCTCGAGGCATTCGGAGTATTCTTCCGGATCTAACAGGCTAGGCGAGGGAAGAATCCTCGGAATCCCACCGAGTGGTCTGCCTACGGCAACCTGGGGCGATTGCCTTCCCTGAGAATGCAACGACTGTTTCGCGAGAATTGACGCGCCCGCTGCGCGAGGCGTCGAGCGGGCAAAAAAAGGGA includes the following:
- a CDS encoding MCE family protein, producing the protein MESRPGVKIAVGFFVFAGLLLFALSIFFLGQRGRYFAAQHPLKAFFTNVAGLHEGATVRVAGVVVGRVTRIQLPSPPEQKVLVELHVAGSAIENIRPDSVARLETMGVMGDKFIEISVGNPREPRLPDGATLRVEESADFRALIGQGQRLLGHAERLAASLERGAGALPWLVNDPESKRLVTDTLGSVRAVATWLERGEGALPWLVNDPQSKRLVTETMGSIRAAASSLERGEGALPWLVNDPQSKRLVTETMGSIRAAASSLERGEGALPWLVNDPQSKRLIADTLSSVRSVAASLDRGDGAFSWLTQDPASRRFVQDLGRSAEALAALSHEVKEGQGLAHALIYDPEGGKILEKASQTFEEFHSLLQAIREGDGAIPALLFDPESRQLVENLTDASRHLKEISAKIARGDGTLGAFLVDPTVYEDLTALLEGAKRSWILRWGIRHTLDSGREALKEGDRAGANEK